DNA from Amorphoplanes friuliensis DSM 7358:
GCGACCGCGGTGCTGGCGTACAACGACGCGGTGGCCATCGGTGTGATGAAGGGCCTGCGCAAGCTCGGTGTCGCCGTGCCGGACGAGGTCAGCGTGGTCGGCTTCGACAACATCATCTTCGACGAGCTGGTCGAGCCGGCCCTGACCACGATCGCCTCGCCGCTCTACCGCATGGGCTTCACCGGCGTGCAGAACTGCATCGCGGTCGCCCAGGGTGCCCGCTCCCGGGGCGCGCCGCTGGTGCTGCCCGTCCGGCTGGTCATCCGGCAGTCGACCGGTCAGTGCAGACGGAAGAGGACCTCCCCGGCGCGCGGCACGACGAGCGTGTCGGGATCCGCCTCGAAGGCCGCGACGTCGATCGTCCCCGGGTCGCGATAGCCCAGGTTGACCGACCGGCAGACTTCCTCGGGGATGCCGGTGGCCAGGGTGACGTTCACCCGCAGCCGCTCCTCGCCGGTCGCCGCGTCGTACGTGCCGGCGCCGCGCAGGTGCGTGGAGTGGGCGAGCACACCCCAGTGGATGCCGCTGAAGGTGTCCCACTGCTTCACGAAGTAGTCGCGGCAGTGGTAGCCGATCTCGTGGATCTGCGGGTGGCTGGTGGCGATCTCGGTGATGTGCGGGGCGTAGAGGATGACCTCGCCGCCGTCGGCCACCACGGGCTCCACCTTGTAGAACCCCTTGGCGCCGGTCCAGATCTCGTCGTACATGGCCGGGATCAGCGAGAGGACCCGGCGTACGGGGGCGTCGAGGTAGGTGACGTGCGTGGCGGCGCTGATCTCGGCCGCGCTCTCCCACGACGAGATGCAGTCGCCGAAGGACACCGAGTGCAGCCCGGCCGGTTCGGCGGTCACGACGCACAGGGCGTACGTGTCGGCGGGGATCAGGGCCGCGCCGTCGTTGATCAGCGCGCGCACCGGGGTCAGATCGGTGGTCCCGATGATCTCCGCGGAGGTGATCAGCGCGCCCAGCCAGTGCGACACGTCGATGATCCGCTGGCCGGCGACGCCGGGGAAGAAGTACTTGTTGCCGCCGGACATGCCCACCACCTCGTGCGGCAGCACCGGGCCCACGACCAGCGCGACGTCGTGGTCGACGACGGCCCGGTTGAGCAGGACCTCCACGTCGCCGCTCATCCGGCCCTCGGACAGCTCCTCGAGCCGGGCCGAGGGGACGGTGCCGAGGTGCGCGAACGTCTCCGGCAGCCACCACTCGTGGTTGAGGACAGTCGTGCCCGGATAGATCTCTCCCAGCTCACGCCCGGCGTAGCCGAGGTGCACCGCCAGCGCCTCGTCGTTCATCGGCGCGTGGGTGCCCAGGGCGATCAGCACGGTGAGGCGGGACACCCGGCCGTGCAGGGCCCCGTGGACCGCGCCGACGAGCAGGGGGAGCGGGCAGACACGCGTACCGTCGGGGACCAGGACGCAGACGCTGCGACCGTCGAGGTCGAGGCCTCCGAGCTGGTCGGTGACGAACTGCCGGACCTCGTCCTCGGTGAGGATGCGGTCGGCGCCGCCGATGCGTGCGCTCATGAGAGTGCCCCCTTGGCCCACTCGAGGGAGATCCGGTGGGACTCCTTCTTCGAGTCCATGCTGGGCTCGTCCACCTCGATCATGAAGTCGCCGTCGTAACCGGCCGGGACGGCCGCCAGCACGGCGTCGAGGTCGATCACACCACGACCGGGCTCGGCCCACAGCCGCTTGGTCGCCTGCACCTCGTGGTAGCTCATTCCGTGGCGGCTCGCGGGGCTCAGGTAGTCGGGGAAGCAGTCCTTGAGGTGGATGCCGCCGAGCCGGTCGGCGTACCGGGTGATGAACGGGGCCGGGTCGATCCCGGCCCAGCGCAGGTGGCCGGTGTCGGGCCCGAAGCCGATCACGCCGGCGCCGAGGTCGTCGAGCAGCCGGACGATCTCGTCCTCGGTCTCGAAGACGCCGCCGACGTGCGAGTGGTGCAGCGGCCGCAGCCCTTCGGCCTGCAGAACCCGGCAGACCGTGCCGCAGTTGTCGATCGCCCGGTCCAGCCGGCCGGCGTCAAAATCGGCTCCGACCGCCGGTTGCGCCATCCGGGCGGGCACGGCCATCGAGGAGATCATCGTACGGTCGAGCCCGAGCGCCACCTGGCCGGCCGCGAAGACCTTGGCCCGCTCGATCTCCTCGGCCAGCTCGACGGTCTCGTCGAACGGTGAGCTGAAGAGGCTGAGCGCGGGCGCGAGGCCGTAACCCGCGATCCACCCGGCGTACTCGGACGGGGTCATGCCGTCGGGGACGTCCGCCTTGACCGCGGTGAAGCCGATCTCCTGGAAGTCGCGGAACGCCTCGTCGAACACCTCACGGGTCTTGCCCGCCCGGCTCCAGTACGGGATCGGGTTGGCAGCGATGCGGTTCACAGGGCCACCGGCTTCCCCGTCCGCGCGGACTCGTAGGCGCCGGTGATCACCGCGATCGACCGGCGGTTGGTCTCCAGGTCGACCCGCAGCTCCTCGGTGCCGTCGAGGGCGCCGAGGAAGTTGAGGTACTGCAGGCGGTGCGCGTCGGAGAGCATCCCGGGGTTGCTGCCGGCGGTCGGCATCTCCCGCTGCGCGGTGACGCCCATCAGCCGGTCGTCGGGCTCGGCACCGGGTGCGGTGGTGTGCAGGAACGACAGCTGGTCGTTGTCGATCACCGCCGAGCCCCGGTCACCGTGGACCTGCAACCGCGCGCTCAGCCCCGGGTACGCGGCCGTCGTGGCGTGCAGGACACCCAGCGCGCCGCTCTCGAACCGTACGACACCCGTCGCGACGTCCTCGACCTCGATCCGTTCGTGCGCCAGCGTGCCGGTGTAGGCGAACACCTCCACGGGCCGGCCCAGCGCCGCCACCAGCAGGTCGACGGTGTGCACACCCTGGTTCATCAGCGCACCGCCGCCGTCGAGGGCCCAGGTGCCACGCCAGTCGCCGGAGTCGTAGTACGTCTGCCCGCGCCACCAGTCGATCGAGGCGATGCCGGAGGTGACCCGGCCCAGCTCGCCGTTCGCGATGGCCGCCAGGGTCGTCTCGGTGGCCGGGTCGAAACGGTGCTGCGAGATGACGGTGATCAGGGTGCCCGCCTTGTCCCGGGCCTCGATGATGTCGTCGGTGCGTTCGACGGTGATGTCGGCCGGCTTCTCGACGATGACGTGCTTGCCGGCGGCGAGGGCCTCGATCGCCACCTCGGCGTGCCGGCCGGTCGGGGTGCAGACCACGACGATGTCGACGTCCACGGCGGCCAGCGCCTCGCTCAGCGTGGTGAAGGCCCGGCCACCACGCTCGGTGGCGAGGCGTTCGGCCCGGCCGAGCTCGACGTCGGCCACGGCCACCAGCTCGGCCCGGTCCGCCAGCTGACTGATGACGAGCCCGTGGTGCGTGCCGATGACCCCGGCGCCGACCACGGCGATCCTGCGGATGGTGCTCATGCGTACTCGATCCCCTCGGCCTTGAGCAGGTCGGTGAAGGCCTGCCACGCGGTGCGGAACAGGTCCGGGCCGGAGAAGCCGCCGGCGGCGGTCCCGGCGCTCAGGTGCGGTTCGAGGGAGAAGAACCCGTCGAAGCCGTCGTGGTGCAGAGCGCGCATCGTGCGGGCGACCTCGCCGTCACCCTCACCCGCCGGTACGACACTGCCGTCGGCGGCGCGCGCGTCCTTGATCTGGATGTACTCGACGTGCGGGCGCAGCACGGCGTACCCCTCGGAGTAAGGCTGGACGCCGACCTGGACGAAGTTCGCCGGGTCCCAGGCGAGCCGCAGGTGCGGGGAGTCGACCGACCGCACGATGTCCAGGCATCGGCTCGGCACGTCGCCGTAGATCTCCTTCTCGTTCTCGTGCAGCAGGACGAGGTCGGACTCCTCCGCGACCCGGGCCAGCGCGCGCATCCGCCGGATCACCTCGTCGCGGTGCGCGGCCGGATCTGCCCCCGGGCGCAGAAAAAAGGAGAAGATCCTGATGTACGGCGCACCGAAGAGGTGCGCGACGTCCGCGGCGTGCCGCATCCGGTCGAGGTGCGCCGGGAAGTCCTCGTCGATGAAGATCTTGCCGATCGGCGACCCGATGCTGGACACCTCCAGGTCGTACGCCTCCAGCGTCTCCTTCATCACGCCGAGCCGCGCGGGCTCGAGGTCGAGGATGTTGACCTCCCAGGCGCTGCGCAGCTCCACGTACTTCAGGCCCAGGTCCGCGGCGGTGCGGCACTGCTCGGTGAAGTCCGGCGAGATCTCGTCGATGAATCCGGACAGGGTCCACATCGGCGGTGTCCTTTCGTGCGTCAGCGGGGCTGGTGGTAGATCCGGTGGACCAGGCGCAGCGACCCGGCCCCCTCCTGCGGTGAGATCCAGAACGGTGCCGGTCCGGCCAGGGTCCGGTAGAAGTCGGCGATGAGCAGCTCGTGCGACGCTCCCCAGTACGCGCGTCCACCGCTGCCGGGCGGCCGTTCGGCGACCGTCTCGACACGCCCGTCCGCGTACGTGACGGTCAGGTCGCCGCGGATCAGCAGCACGGCGCGTTCGGTGACGATCTCGATGGTGACCGGCGAGTCGGTGACGTGCGTGACCGTGGCGAAGAAGGTGCTCCGGGCGCCGCCGGCGTGCTCGAGCACCGCGTGCGCGGTGTCCTCGACGTCGATGTCCTTCAGCAGGTAGCGGCCGCTGTGGCCGCGGACGCCGACGACGTCCCCGAGCAGCCATTGCAGCAGGTCGAGCGTGTGGATCGCCTGGTTGATCAGGACACCGCCGCCGCTGTTGCGGACCTGGCCGCGCCACGGACGGGCCGCGTAGTACGCCGCCTCGCGGTGCCACAGCACGGTGGCCGAGGCGCCGAGGACCGTGCCCAGCTCCCCGGACGCCAGCAGGTCGTGCGCGGCCCGGCTCGTCGTGTTGTACCTGTTCTGCAGGCAGATGCCGGCCCGCAGCTCGGGACGGGACCGGGTGGCCGCGACGAGCCGGTCGGCCTCCTCGACGGTGTGGGCGACGGGTTTCTCGACGAGGATGCCGGCGCCGGCGTCGAGGCAGTCGATCGCCACATCGACGTGCTGGTGGTGCGGGGTGGTGACGTGCACGACCTCCGGGCGTACGGCGGTCAGGAGCTCGTGGTGATCGGTGAACGCCGGGACGCCGTACCGTTCTGAAGCGGCCCGGGCCCGGCCGGGATCGGTGTCGCAGACACCGGCGAGCTCGACGCCGGGGAGCTCGGCGATCGCCTCCAGGTGCACGACCGACACGTCCCCGCAGCCGATGAGGGCAGCTCTGGTCACTTGACGCCTCCGGCGGTCAGGCCGCCGACCAGATAACGCTGGAACACCAGGTACAGCAGCACGACGGGTGCGGCGCAGATCAGCGCCGCCGCCATCATCTGCGAGTACACCGGCAGGGCGCCACCCTCCTGCGTGGTGCCGAAGATCTGCAGGGCAACCGCAGCCGTGTGCGTCTCGGGCCGGGTCAGCACCGAGGCGAAGAGCACGTCGTTCCAGCCGAGCAGGAACGCGAAGATGCCCGACACCACGATCGCCGGCAGGCTCAGCGGGACGATGATCCGGAACAGGATCACCAGGGTGGAGGCGCCGTCCGTGCGTGCCGCCTCCTCCAGCTCCCGCGGCAGCCCGCGCAGGTAGGTGACCATCACCCAGGTCGAGAACGGCAGGGCGAAGGTCAGGTACGCGAGGAACAGTCCCCACCGGGTGCCGATCACGGTCAGGCCGAGGTAGTTGCCCGCCGACGAGAACAGCACGAACACCGGCAGCAGCATCAGCGTGCCGGGCACACTCTGCAGGCCGACCAGACCCCGCAGGATCGTGAGCCGCCCGAAGAACGTGTACCGCACGAGCACGTACGCGGTGATCGTGCCGAGCAGCGCCGACGCGACCGCCACGAGCCCGCACACCAGTAGGCTGTTGCCGATGCCGGTGGTCAGATCGGCCGTGGTCCAGATCTTCGTGTAGCTCTCCCCGGAGAACGAGCCCGGCCAGAACTGCCCCTCGGCGACACCGACATCGGTGTTCAGCGAGGCGAGCAGGATGTAGAGGACCGGGACCAGCACCGCGGCGCACAACGCGACGGTGATGATCACCAGCAGGGGCCGGGGCAGGAGCCGGTGGGACTCGACGGCGGCCGTCATCTCCGGCCTCCTTCCTCGTGCACGTCCAGCCGGACCGCCCGCAGATAGGCGAAGAGCGGAACGGCGATCAGCAGCAGGGACACGATCGCCATCGCCGCGCTGAGCCCGAAGCGCAGGCTCTGGAAGCTCGTGACGTAGACGACCATCGGCATGACGTTGACGTCGTCCGGTGCGGGCGCACCGAAGAGCACGAACGGCAGCGTGAAGTTGTTGATGTGGTTGAGGGTGGCCAGTAGGCAGGCCAGCAGCACCGGCCCCCGCAGGTACGGCAGGATCACGCGCGTCAGCTTCGGCCACCAGTCCGCGCCGTCGATGGCGGACGCCTCGTGGACCTCGTTGTCGACGCTCTGCAGTGCCGCCAGGGCCATCAGGTAGATGAACGGCCAGGCCGCCCAGATCTCCACCAGGATCAGCGTCCAGTACGACTTCGGCCCGCTGAGCCACAGCCCGCCGGAGACACCCACCTTCTCCAGTGTCGTGTTGACGATGCCGTCGGGCTGCAGCATGGTCCGCCACACGGTCGCCACGACGAACGACGGCAGCACGTACGGGATCAGGAAGACCGCCCGCACGAAGGCGCGGCCACGGTAGGCGTTCTGGGTGACGACCGCGGCCGCCACCCCCAGCGGGACGGTCGCGACGGTCGCGATGACGGCGAACGACACGCTGATCCAGATCGAGTGCAGCAGCCCCGACTCGAACGCCTCGACGAAGTTGTCCAGGCCGACGAACGGCGCCTGGAGCCACCGGCGCAGCGTGTACTGGTCCAGGTCGATCAGCGCGATGTACACCGCCACCAGGAGCGGGAGACCGATGACGAGAGTCATCAGCAGTCCGCCCGGTGCGAGCAGCCACAGGGGGCGCTGCCGCTCGGTGACGCCGCGGCGCCGCCGCCCGGTGCTGTCCGGGGCCGGCCCGTCGCCTGCGGGTTCGGCGGGGGCCGGCTCGCCCAGTGTCGGTGTTGCCGTCCGGTCGTCGGCCATGACGGGCTACTTCACCCGGTCCAGCGAGGACTGTGCGGCCTTCTGCGCCGCGGCGAGGCGTTCGTCGATCTTCGCGTCGGTCATCGAACCACCGGCCAGGTCCGGGATCGACTGGACCACCGCGTTGGTCAGCGCCAGCTGGACGTCGGCCCAGGCCCCGCTGAACGGTGTCGCCACCGACTTGCCTTGTGCCTCGACGACCGCCTTCAGCTTCGGGTCCGCCGTCAGGGTCTGCGCGGCCGCGGCGTTCGCGGGCAGCTGTCCCAGGGCCTTGTAGATGTCGAGCTGCGCCTCCTGATCGGTGATCAGCTTGACGAACTGGAACGCCAGGTCCTTGTTCTTGGAGTAGTCCGCGACCAGCAGGTTGTCACCGGAGAGGATGCTCGCGGCCTCCACGCCGTTCGCGGGGCGGGTCGTCGCGCCCGGCGGGACGGTCGGCAGCAGCGTGAACGCCCACTTGCCCTTGACCGCGCCGTCATCGAGGGCCTTGGCGGCCAGCGCCGAGGTCAGCGCGAAGTAACCGGTCTTGCCCTTGGCGAACGCGGCCAGCGCCTGCGAGTTCGTCCAGCCGACAGCCGCGGGATCCACCACCTTGTCGGTGCCGATCCAGCCGAAGAACGTCTGGTACGCCTTCTTGGTCGCGGGATCGGTGATGCGTGCCGTCTTGCCGTCGACGATGGGGTTGCCCGCCTGCACCGACATGCCCCAGATGAACTTCCACGGGTCGAAGTTGTCCTTGTAGGCCACCGCGAGGCCGTACTGGTCTCCCTTGGTCAGCTGCTTCGCCTGCGCGGTCAGCTCGTCCCAGGTCGTTGCGGGTTTGTCGATGCCGGCCGCCTTCAGCAGCTCGGTGTTGTAGACCATGACGAACGGCCGGCCCACCCACGGGATGCCGATCTGGTTCTTCTCGTCCGGCCCGGAGATGCCCAGCGACGACGGGACGAACTTCTCCCGGCCGCCGATCTTCTTCCACTCCTCGTCGCCCAGGGTCACGAACGCCTTGGTCGAGTACGCCGTCGGGGTCAGGGTCGTGCCGATCGCGTACACGTCCGGGCCGCTGCCGGCGACCACCGAGGTCTGGATCTTCGTCAGCTCGTCGCTCGCGCTGGCGAACGTCTCGAACTTCACCTCGGCGCCGGTCTGCGCCTTGAACTTCTCGCTGATGGACTTCTGCCAGGCCTGCTGTTCCGCCGGGTACTGCGTGTTGGCGCCGATCAGCACGTTGAGGGTCTTGCCGCCGCCGTCACCGGAGTCGTCACCACCGCAGGCGCCGAGGGCTGCCGTCAGCACGGCCGCACCAGCCAGCGCCACCACCGCACGCGTTCGTCTCAAACCCATCGCGTTCTCCCTAGGTGTCGAAGAGTTACGAGATGGGTACGCCGACACATCGACGTCCGTAAAGGAATTGCCAGTTGTTGCTGCCCCGCGCGGGCAACAGGTGGCAACACCTTGCCCGCGCCCGTCCACCCCGCGACGCTCGGGCCATGGCCACCTTGACTGTGCACCCCGACCGGCTCCTGCCCGCCGATCCCGGGGTACGCGACATCGCCCGCCGGCTGTACGCCGCGGTCCGGGAACTGCCGATCATCTCGCCGCACGGTCACGTCGATCCGCGGATCCTGCTGGACGACACCCCGTTCGCGGACCCGGCGAGCCTGCTCATCCAGCCGGACCACTACGTGACGCGGTTGCTGCACGCGGGTGGCGTACAGCTCGACCGCCTCGGTGTCGGCGAGGGGCCGCTGACCGAGGACAAGGCCCGGGAGGTCTGGCGCCTGCTCTGCACCAACTGGCACCTGCTGCGCGGCACCCCGGTGCGGTACTGGTTCGACAGCGAACTCGCCGAGATCTTCGGCATCACGCAGCGGCCCGACGCGGGCAACGCCGACGACCTCTACGACCGGATCGCCGGGCAGCTGGCCGGCGAGGGTCACCGGCCCCGCGCGCTGCTGGAGCGTTTCGGGATCGAGGTGCTCGCGACGACCGACGACCCGGCCGACGATCTCGAGGTGCACGCCGCCCTCGCGGCCGACCCGGGGATCAAGGCGCGGATCACGCCGACGTTCCGGCCCGACCGCTACCTCGAACCGGCCGCGCCGGGCTGGGCCGAAGCGGTCAAGCGGCTGGGCGCGGTCGCGGAGACCGAGGTCGGCGACTACGCCGGTTACGTGGCCGCGCTGGAACGCCGCCGCCGCTACTTCGTCGACCACGGCGCGGTCTCGGCCGACCACAGCCACACCGACACGATCACCACGCCGCTGGACCGCGCCGAGGCCGAGCGCATCTACCGCTGGGCCCTGGCCGGGCAGGTCTCGGAGGCCGAGGCGACCGCCTTCCGGCGGCACATGATCCTGGAGATGGCCCGGATGTCCTGCGACGACGGCCTGGTCATGACGCTGCACCCGGGCGTGCGCCGCAACCACCACCCGGACACGCTCGTGCGCTACGGCCCGGACACCGGCGCCGACATCCCCCTGGCCGTCGAATACACCGACGCGCTGCGCCCGCTGCTCGGCCGGTACGGCACCCATCCCGGCTTCCACCTGGTGCTCTTCACCGTGGACCCCGACGTCTTCGCCCGCGAGGTCGCCCCGCTGGCCGGCTTCTACCCGTCGGTCTACGCCGGGGCGCCGTGGTGGTTCCTCGACAACCCGGCCCTGATCCGCCGCTATCAGGAGTCCGTCAGCGAGATCGCCGGCTTCGGGCGCATGTCCGGCTTCATCGACGACACCCGCGCGTTCTGCTCGATCCCGGCCCGCCACGACATGTCCCGCCGCCTCGACGCCGGCTTCCTCGCCGGCCTCGTCGCGGCCCACCGCCTGGACGAGGACGAGGCCCTCGACACCATCACGATGCTCGTCACCGAGCAGCCCAGGAAGGTCTTCAAGCTGTGAGGGCACCCGTCCGCATCGTCCACCTCGGACTCGGCGGCTTCTTCCGCGCCCACCAGGCCTGGTACACCGGCGCGGCGCCGGACGCCGGCCGGTGGGGGATCGCCGCGTTCACCGGCCGGTCCCGCGGCCTCGCCGACGACCTCGCCCGCCAGGACGGCCGCTACACCCTGATCGTCCGCGGCCCTTCGCACGACGAGATGGCGGTCCAGGAGGCGGTCGTCAAAGCCCTTCCCGGTACGGACACAGCAGCGTGGAGTGCTCACCTCGCCCTGCCCGAGGTGGCCGTGGTGACGCTGACCGTCACCGAGTCGGCGTACGCCGAGGGCGGCGTGGTCGCGCGGCGTCTCGTCGACGGGCTCGCCGCACGCCGGGCCGCCGGCGCCGGACCCCTGGCGGTGGTGTCCTGCGACAACCTGCCCCGCAACGGCTCGCGGACCGCCGACGTCGTGACCGCGCTGGCCGCCTCGACCGATCCGGCCCTGGCGCCCTGGATCCGCGACAGTGTGTCCTTCGTGGACACCATGGTCGACCGCATCACGCCGCGGACGAGGCCGGAGGACGTGGAAGTCGTCCTGGCCGAGACGGGCTGGGCGGACGCCGTCCCGGTCGTCACCGAACCGTTCACCGAGTGGGTGCTCAGCGGCGACTTCCCGGCCGGGCGCCCCGCGTGGGACGCCCGCTTCGTCGACGACGTGCACCCGTACGAGACCCGCAAACTGCTGCTGCTCAACGGCGGGCACAGCCTCCTCGCGTACGCGGGCAGCGCCCGGGGCCACGAGACCATCGCCGCCGCGGTCGCCGACCCGGTCTGCCGCGGCTGGCTCGACGACTGGTGGGACGAGGCGGCCCGGTACGTGCCGCTGCCCGCCGGCGACGTGCTCGCGTACCGGAAGGCCCTGCTGGAAAGGTTTGCCAACCCCCGGATCCGGCACACGCTGGCGCAGATCGCCGCCGACGGCTCGCAGAAGGTCCCGATCCGCGCGCTGCCGGTGGTGCGCGGCGAACGCGCGGCCGGACGTGTGCCGGTCGGGGGAGTCCGCATCCTCGCCGCCTGGATCGACCACCTGCGCGGCATCGGCGCACCCGTGAAAGACGCCGGCGCTGCGGCGTACCGGGAAAGGGCCGGCTCGGCCCGCGACGTCCTCACCCTGCTGGCGCCCGACCTGGCCACCGACGAGGTCCTCCTGGCCGAGATCCGGAAAGCCCTGCGCTGAGATGGCCTACCGGCATCCCCTCGCGTTTCTGCTCGGATACGAAGGACTGGCTCTGCACCGCGCGTACGCCGGCGAGTTCGGCGCCCGGTTCGTCGAGGCGCGGCTCGACGAGATACGCGCCATGGTCGCCGCGTGGGACCGGGGTGAACTCGGGACCGTGGACCACGTGGGCGAGATCGACACCGTTGCGGGTTACCGGCACTGGTCGAGGACCTACGACGAACCCGGTAACCCGCTCATCGCGGTCGACGAACCCCTGGTGCGGGACATCCTCGCCGGGCTGCCACCCGGTCACGCGCTGGACGCGGCCTGCGGTACCGGCCGATTTTCCGCCCTGCTGGCCGACCGCGGATGCACCGTGGTGGGCGTCGACAGCTCCGAGGACATGCTCGGGCGAGCGCACGACAAGGTCCGGTCCGGCGTTTTTGCGCTCGGCGATCTGCGCCGCTTGCCCTTGCCCGACAGCAGCTTCGACATCGTGACGTGCGGTCTCGCCCTGGCTCACCTGCCGGCGCTCGGACCCGCGTTCGCGGAACTGGCCCGTGTCCTGAAGCCGGGCGGGCATCTCGTCACGTCCGACATCCACTGGCAGTCCCTCTACCTCGGCGGTATCGCCGCCGTCGTGGACGACAGCGGCCTCGAAGCGCGCCTGCCGGCCGGGCGGTTCCGGCCCAGCGACTACATCACCGCGGCACTGTCCGCCGGCCTGGAGATCCGCCAGTGCCACGAGCCGTCGTGGCCACCGTCTCCCCACCAGGGAGGCCCTTTCGCCCGGACCTGGGCAGCCGGCGCGGTGGACGCCGCCTGCGAGAACACCCCGGCCGCCATCATCTGGAGCTTCCGCCGCGTCCCCTGACCGGGGAGCGCAGGCCGAGCCACTGTTCGGCGTCCCAGGCCTCGAAGCGCTCCACCTCGGTGAAGCCCAGCCTGGCCGCGAGGCGCATCGAGGCAATGTTGGCGGTCTGGGTGGTGAGGACGACCGGCTCATCGGGAAGGGCGTCGTCGAGCCAGGCGAGGGCCGCCGCGCACGCCTCGGTGGCGTAGCCGGACCCCCACGCCCTTGGCACGAACAGGTAGCCGAGGTCGGCCCGGCCCGCAGCGGCCGGGCGGCGGTGGCCGGTCGCCCTCCGCAGCAGGACGTGGCCGATCATCGCGCCGTCGAGCTCGACGACAAAACTGCCGGGCCGGCTCTCCGGCACCGCGGGGAGATCTTCACCTGATTGCGGGCCGCCGAGGTAGGTGTTCACCTCGGGACACGTCAGCAGCTCGAGGAACACCGGGCGGTCACGGGCCTGCGATTCACGCAGGACGAGCCGCTCGGTCCGGATCGGATCGGGCGGCCAGGCGACGGGTCCGAGATCGGTCATGCGGCTCAGCCAACCACC
Protein-coding regions in this window:
- a CDS encoding lactate racemase domain-containing protein; this translates as MSARIGGADRILTEDEVRQFVTDQLGGLDLDGRSVCVLVPDGTRVCPLPLLVGAVHGALHGRVSRLTVLIALGTHAPMNDEALAVHLGYAGRELGEIYPGTTVLNHEWWLPETFAHLGTVPSARLEELSEGRMSGDVEVLLNRAVVDHDVALVVGPVLPHEVVGMSGGNKYFFPGVAGQRIIDVSHWLGALITSAEIIGTTDLTPVRALINDGAALIPADTYALCVVTAEPAGLHSVSFGDCISSWESAAEISAATHVTYLDAPVRRVLSLIPAMYDEIWTGAKGFYKVEPVVADGGEVILYAPHITEIATSHPQIHEIGYHCRDYFVKQWDTFSGIHWGVLAHSTHLRGAGTYDAATGEERLRVNVTLATGIPEEVCRSVNLGYRDPGTIDVAAFEADPDTLVVPRAGEVLFRLH
- a CDS encoding sugar phosphate isomerase/epimerase family protein; its protein translation is MNRIAANPIPYWSRAGKTREVFDEAFRDFQEIGFTAVKADVPDGMTPSEYAGWIAGYGLAPALSLFSSPFDETVELAEEIERAKVFAAGQVALGLDRTMISSMAVPARMAQPAVGADFDAGRLDRAIDNCGTVCRVLQAEGLRPLHHSHVGGVFETEDEIVRLLDDLGAGVIGFGPDTGHLRWAGIDPAPFITRYADRLGGIHLKDCFPDYLSPASRHGMSYHEVQATKRLWAEPGRGVIDLDAVLAAVPAGYDGDFMIEVDEPSMDSKKESHRISLEWAKGALS
- a CDS encoding Gfo/Idh/MocA family protein, giving the protein MSTIRRIAVVGAGVIGTHHGLVISQLADRAELVAVADVELGRAERLATERGGRAFTTLSEALAAVDVDIVVVCTPTGRHAEVAIEALAAGKHVIVEKPADITVERTDDIIEARDKAGTLITVISQHRFDPATETTLAAIANGELGRVTSGIASIDWWRGQTYYDSGDWRGTWALDGGGALMNQGVHTVDLLVAALGRPVEVFAYTGTLAHERIEVEDVATGVVRFESGALGVLHATTAAYPGLSARLQVHGDRGSAVIDNDQLSFLHTTAPGAEPDDRLMGVTAQREMPTAGSNPGMLSDAHRLQYLNFLGALDGTEELRVDLETNRRSIAVITGAYESARTGKPVAL
- a CDS encoding sugar phosphate isomerase/epimerase family protein, which translates into the protein MWTLSGFIDEISPDFTEQCRTAADLGLKYVELRSAWEVNILDLEPARLGVMKETLEAYDLEVSSIGSPIGKIFIDEDFPAHLDRMRHAADVAHLFGAPYIRIFSFFLRPGADPAAHRDEVIRRMRALARVAEESDLVLLHENEKEIYGDVPSRCLDIVRSVDSPHLRLAWDPANFVQVGVQPYSEGYAVLRPHVEYIQIKDARAADGSVVPAGEGDGEVARTMRALHHDGFDGFFSLEPHLSAGTAAGGFSGPDLFRTAWQAFTDLLKAEGIEYA
- a CDS encoding Gfo/Idh/MocA family protein; protein product: MTRAALIGCGDVSVVHLEAIAELPGVELAGVCDTDPGRARAASERYGVPAFTDHHELLTAVRPEVVHVTTPHHQHVDVAIDCLDAGAGILVEKPVAHTVEEADRLVAATRSRPELRAGICLQNRYNTTSRAAHDLLASGELGTVLGASATVLWHREAAYYAARPWRGQVRNSGGGVLINQAIHTLDLLQWLLGDVVGVRGHSGRYLLKDIDVEDTAHAVLEHAGGARSTFFATVTHVTDSPVTIEIVTERAVLLIRGDLTVTYADGRVETVAERPPGSGGRAYWGASHELLIADFYRTLAGPAPFWISPQEGAGSLRLVHRIYHQPR
- a CDS encoding carbohydrate ABC transporter permease, whose protein sequence is MTAAVESHRLLPRPLLVIITVALCAAVLVPVLYILLASLNTDVGVAEGQFWPGSFSGESYTKIWTTADLTTGIGNSLLVCGLVAVASALLGTITAYVLVRYTFFGRLTILRGLVGLQSVPGTLMLLPVFVLFSSAGNYLGLTVIGTRWGLFLAYLTFALPFSTWVMVTYLRGLPRELEEAARTDGASTLVILFRIIVPLSLPAIVVSGIFAFLLGWNDVLFASVLTRPETHTAAVALQIFGTTQEGGALPVYSQMMAAALICAAPVVLLYLVFQRYLVGGLTAGGVK
- a CDS encoding carbohydrate ABC transporter permease codes for the protein MADDRTATPTLGEPAPAEPAGDGPAPDSTGRRRRGVTERQRPLWLLAPGGLLMTLVIGLPLLVAVYIALIDLDQYTLRRWLQAPFVGLDNFVEAFESGLLHSIWISVSFAVIATVATVPLGVAAAVVTQNAYRGRAFVRAVFLIPYVLPSFVVATVWRTMLQPDGIVNTTLEKVGVSGGLWLSGPKSYWTLILVEIWAAWPFIYLMALAALQSVDNEVHEASAIDGADWWPKLTRVILPYLRGPVLLACLLATLNHINNFTLPFVLFGAPAPDDVNVMPMVVYVTSFQSLRFGLSAAMAIVSLLLIAVPLFAYLRAVRLDVHEEGGRR
- a CDS encoding ABC transporter substrate-binding protein, whose product is MGLRRTRAVVALAGAAVLTAALGACGGDDSGDGGGKTLNVLIGANTQYPAEQQAWQKSISEKFKAQTGAEVKFETFASASDELTKIQTSVVAGSGPDVYAIGTTLTPTAYSTKAFVTLGDEEWKKIGGREKFVPSSLGISGPDEKNQIGIPWVGRPFVMVYNTELLKAAGIDKPATTWDELTAQAKQLTKGDQYGLAVAYKDNFDPWKFIWGMSVQAGNPIVDGKTARITDPATKKAYQTFFGWIGTDKVVDPAAVGWTNSQALAAFAKGKTGYFALTSALAAKALDDGAVKGKWAFTLLPTVPPGATTRPANGVEAASILSGDNLLVADYSKNKDLAFQFVKLITDQEAQLDIYKALGQLPANAAAAQTLTADPKLKAVVEAQGKSVATPFSGAWADVQLALTNAVVQSIPDLAGGSMTDAKIDERLAAAQKAAQSSLDRVK